One Candidatus Baltobacteraceae bacterium genomic window carries:
- a CDS encoding bifunctional nuclease family protein gives MRQMKVDKLGIDLLTHDPVVILKDMDGSHYLPILIGPFEATAIALALEGATVPRPLSHDLMRNILESLDTTLEQVIIHDIKDSTFYAKLILRTDGELQEIDARPSDGIALALRMKAPIYVTDKIVLEESTPDKKPVDDSEMSRFKKFLDDLKPSDFNR, from the coding sequence ATGCGCCAAATGAAGGTCGACAAGCTCGGGATCGACCTACTCACCCACGATCCGGTCGTGATCCTCAAGGACATGGATGGCTCGCACTACCTGCCGATCCTGATCGGACCCTTCGAGGCGACGGCGATCGCCCTGGCGCTCGAAGGGGCAACCGTGCCGCGACCCCTCTCGCACGACCTCATGCGCAACATTCTCGAGTCGCTCGACACCACGCTCGAGCAAGTGATCATTCACGACATCAAGGACTCGACGTTCTACGCGAAGCTGATCCTGCGCACCGACGGGGAGCTGCAGGAGATCGACGCGCGTCCGTCCGACGGTATCGCGCTCGCGCTGCGTATGAAGGCGCCGATCTACGTCACCGACAAGATCGTGCTCGAGGAATCGACGCCCGACAAAAAGCCGGTCGACGATTCGGAGATGTCGCGGTTCAAGAAGTTCCTCGACGATCTCAAGCCATCGGACTTCAATAGATAG